CACATGTTCGGTAATTGGCTAGCAGAATTCAAGTTTCTGGATGTGTTGGTTGtagagtaaaataaaatatttcccttCAAGAGTCTATAGAATTTAATGTCAATTTGCATTTCAGACCCCATATGTCCTTGTTCTTCTTGTTGGGGCCTGTGGTGGGCCGGGCAACGGTGCTGAAGAAAGAGCAGTTTATCTTAATGtgaggaagggattctttaagAAGCTGCAAGGAACTGTCTGTGACGATCCCGAACACGCTGAGTGTCTTCAGCGGCATCGCCTTCCCCATCTCTCTGAAAGAGAAAACAGAAGGATTAATACATaaagaacacaaaacaatgcGTATTCCTCCTTTATGCCCTTTTAGTCTTAGGACATGAATTAAACACCATGAAGCCAAAGTGctaatgaaagttttttttttatgcatgctggcatacatgttacagggtgCACTGTTTAGTTACTGGAGTTGGGAAAGACAAAAGTCATTTTCTATTAGCTTCCTCTCCTAAACCCAGGAAGGATTACCCTTCCTGCACATACTGAGCTACGTAGACGCCGATCACACGTATGCTAGAAAAACCATCAGTATCCCGATAACATGCACGCTCATGGCTGCTGCTTCCACTGGCAACTAGGGGGTTCAACTGAGTATGTTTACCGACGAACACTCCCTGCTTTCCCAGAGGCAGTTGGGAGAGAAGTTACGTGAGCAAGAAGTCTAAGGCTCTAAACAACGCCAGCACCCATCGGCGAGGAGTAAAGAGAAAACCATGCAAAACGGACTCCAGTATGCATTTAACGTGCgacatgtccctttaaatccacTTCCACGCAATTCATTTGAACAGTCCACCTAATCATTGTACATCAGCAAACCATTGTACGTAAAGCAACGACAAAGATGTTCTTACAGCAAAGTCGCAGGGCAGATCTGATAGCAGCGGCTGAGGCCGAGGTGCTGGAGGTGAAGAAGCTGGCGAAGCACCGCAAAGCAGTCTGCAGTCAGCATTACGCTGTCGCTGTGTGAAGAAGACACGAAACTTAGAAGTCACATTCACAAAATCAGCAGCACGGAATacaatctgtttttttcttgtggaAGGAAACGTACGTTGGCTGCGTTATACGTGTAATACTACAAGGAGAAAAAGCCATTGGGATAATATGAACGATCCTTACCTCAAGTCCAAGCTTGTAAGCTCAGGGCATCTCGTCACTAAAGTTTCTACATCTGCAATTCATGATTTTggttagaattattttttttgttggtttcatTCCGTTTTGCTTAATCACTTAATCTCAACCTTTATAGATGCATTCAAAACTTAAACGTGAGGATTGATCTTTTACACGCAATACAGGCTATTGAGAAATGCTCTGAATCAGTGTTTTTGCAGGGAACTGAGCTACCGAGCTATCGATATAATACATCCTTACCGGACAGCTCCAAGTTCTGACGGTATCCGCTGAAATTGAGTTCTGTTATGCTGCTAGGAAAGCGACTGACTGCGCATTTTACATGATCTGCTGTGAAGtcgcaccaggacaggttcaATTCACACAACCTAAGGACAAAGACGATGCAGGGGACATGAtcaattacaaatatataacacGCAATCTATGGGATGGCAACTAGCTTCCTAATAATGCGATTCTTTGGTATGGCATGGAAAGGATGCACAGAGCACACACAATTTAGACAAATATAACATTACTTTGGCGGAAACCAAGAACGTTGCGTAACAAGCATTAAAACGATATAAGACGTGACTGAGTCTCACCCAGAACAGTTCTTTAGCATTTCTACGAGTGAATCAGGAGAAAAGCCTGAGCAGCCCCCAATGTTTAGCCGAATCAAGTCTGTGTTCTGAGCAATGGAGCTGGAAGGGAAGCAGCAGAGCGTTAACAAGAAGGGAGGTAACGGCACAAAAACATTCTGTCTTCAAGAAAACATCcactataatgtatatataataccgAGACAGGATTCTAAGTGCTTGGAAAGTGACAGTTTCATAAGAAATGATCCATTACAGAAACCAGAACtatttcccaatgctgctgctgcttacCGCATGATGTCATCAGAAAGCTCCATTCCTTCCAAGGACAGGTTCTGCAGTCTGTAGCAGCGCGAGACGATACTCAGCAGGGCGTCTTTACTCACAGTACAGTTGGAAAGGTCTACGTGCTGCAGTCTCAGCGGTCTGTATAACACAAAGCAGGCAAACAACATCAGCTAAAGGCACTTGGCTGATAACCTACATAttgttataataaattaaacattatacCACGTGACCCAAATATACGGAGCATACATCTGTTCTACATCAACTAGAGAAAAGTGAGGCTTGTACTTCAATTTTATCCAGCGGAGGGTCTGGCAACTTGAACTTACAGTATTTATGCCGTAAGTACCTTAAGCCGGTCCTCGCAAAGACTAGCAGCAAAGTAACTTAACAGAAAGGAAGCAATAACTCCCCAGAAAAGGAGGTTAAGGTGGCTGCTGCGATGATACAAAAATACAGTAATTCAGCTTAAACTGTAACGACCTTTACCAGAAGTGTAAAAGGGAGAACTGCTTGATAAAATAACACAAGTTTCCTAGTGAAGCAATTCTCATTCTTTGTGAGTGTAGTCTAGTCACACATACGGAATATCATACCTAACGCCTGTAAACATCGGCTCTCCAATACAGGATCTAGGACAGCGAAAGACCACGACACCCAGGGAGAGCAGCTTTCCGACGACTCCGTCTGCCAAATGCTTGCCACACAGATCCAGGCTGTACCAGAGAGACTCGTCACACCTGCGGGAGAGATCAGCGACAGTGTTTAGTACATGACTAATTGAaagtaaaagattttaaaaTCTGCCATCCTAGATTTTTAGGGAACATTAAATCGTACGGAACATTTAAATTATCAGCGGAAAGATCAGTCTCAGCCTAGAACTCTATGGTGGAGCGTTTAGGCTTTTGGTAATGAGCAGATGCAAACTGAAGGGATGAGCCATTGAAAGGGATAATTCTGTGTC
The DNA window shown above is from Spea bombifrons isolate aSpeBom1 chromosome 1, aSpeBom1.2.pri, whole genome shotgun sequence and carries:
- the SKP2 gene encoding S-phase kinase-associated protein 2 isoform X1, with the protein product MRPARPCDVTSLVRAVPGAGRRHLQEIPASARNVQQLKWSWDSKNSSDLLCGMGVSPMEKDPQDTENTPQDLIVKATPPQKKRRLKERDDGFFIARRPRIARASNPGISWDTLPDELLLGIFSYLHLTDLVRVSRVCKRWNRLSCDESLWYSLDLCGKHLADGVVGKLLSLGVVVFRCPRSCIGEPMFTGVRPLRLQHVDLSNCTVSKDALLSIVSRCYRLQNLSLEGMELSDDIMRSIAQNTDLIRLNIGGCSGFSPDSLVEMLKNCSGLCELNLSWCDFTADHVKCAVSRFPSSITELNFSGYRQNLELSDVETLVTRCPELTSLDLSDSVMLTADCFAVLRQLLHLQHLGLSRCYQICPATLLEMGKAMPLKTLSVFGIVTDSSLQLLKESLPHIKINCSFFSTVARPTTGPNKKNKDIWGLKCKLTLNSIDS
- the SKP2 gene encoding S-phase kinase-associated protein 2 isoform X2, with product MERRHLQEIPASARNVQQLKWSWDSKNSSDLLCGMGVSPMEKDPQDTENTPQDLIVKATPPQKKRRLKERDDGFFIARRPRIARASNPGISWDTLPDELLLGIFSYLHLTDLVRVSRVCKRWNRLSCDESLWYSLDLCGKHLADGVVGKLLSLGVVVFRCPRSCIGEPMFTGVRPLRLQHVDLSNCTVSKDALLSIVSRCYRLQNLSLEGMELSDDIMRSIAQNTDLIRLNIGGCSGFSPDSLVEMLKNCSGLCELNLSWCDFTADHVKCAVSRFPSSITELNFSGYRQNLELSDVETLVTRCPELTSLDLSDSVMLTADCFAVLRQLLHLQHLGLSRCYQICPATLLEMGKAMPLKTLSVFGIVTDSSLQLLKESLPHIKINCSFFSTVARPTTGPNKKNKDIWGLKCKLTLNSIDS